Below is a genomic region from Parageobacillus toebii NBRC 107807.
TCCGGCTTTGACATATTCACTAACAAACTCTTGAGCGACTTTTCTTTCGTTGCGGATAAAGTCATTTCTTAAAACCAGCGCGCAGCACACAGAATGTTTCCAAAGGTCTTCAGATTGGAATAACACCTTACCCTTATTCATTGCTACAGACAGAGCCCCAAAAGGTTCTGCCACTGCATATCCGGATATTCTGCCTTCTGAAAGGGCTGCCGGCATTTCGGCAGGAGGCAGTTCAACGATATTCACATCTTTATATTGAAAACCTTCCTGCTTTAACATTTGATAGAGCAATAGATTATGTGTAGAAAACTTATGAGGAATCGCAAAGTTTTTCCCTTTTAAATCTTTTACGCTGTGAATATTATGGGACGTCACAACCACATTTCCATCTCTGTGTCCTAACGCCACTGCTTTTAAATCAACGCCTTGTTCTTTTGCTTTCATCGCCAATTCCACAAGCACGCTCGCTCCATCAATCCGACCTGTATTCAGTGCATCCATTAGTTCAGGCCATGAGCCGAATTTAATGAGTTCGAGATTAAAATTCCGGGACTGGCCTTTTTCTAGTTCTTTTTCTATATATAGGGGTAGGGCGTGGGTAATCGGCAAGTATCCTATTTTAATGGTCCGCTTTCCGTTTGTGTTGGAATGAGCACTATTGGAATTACAAGCGGTTAGGCTAAAAGCTACTGTCATGATGAATAAAGAAATCATAAGTTTCCTTAATTTTTTCTTCATGGAAATATACCTCCTTTATTATTGCGCTGCATGACTATACTATCTAAAGATTTGGGCAATTTTGCGTGTATAAGGGTTTGTATACATCCTTGGTTAAGTTAGTTAAATATTATAATCAATGGGAGGGGTCGGACGATGAAAATGAAATTCTTCAAGAATAATCTTTCGATAATATTGGAAGTCGCTGTGACTTCGATCTCTAGGCCTTGGGGTGTCAATTTTTAATTCTCTATGGATTCGGCCAGGATTTGCGCTCATGATCAACACCCGATCTGATAAATATACTGCTTCGTCAATATCATGGGTCACAAGAATGATGGTTGTCTTTTCTTTATCTTGAAGACGCAAGAGTTCGTCTTGTAAATAATAACGGTTAAAAGTGTCCAGTGCGGCAAACGGTTCGTCCATTAATATTACCTCTGGTTGAATCGCAAGCGCCCGGGCAATCGCGACTCGTTGTTGCATCCCGCCTGACAATTCATGGGGAAAGCGTTCAGCATAGTCATGTAAACCAACTAGCTTTAGATAATCGAAAGCCCGGCTTCGTCGTTGTTCGGAGGTTAAGTTCATCCCTTCGAGACCTAACTCGACATTTTTCAGGACGGAACGCCAAGGCAGGAGGCCATAATGTTGGAATAACATTACACATCGCCGGCTAGGTCTTTCCACTACATTTCCATCCAACAGGACATGACCTTGGTCTGGTTTTTCGAAACCGCCGATAATATTTAAAAGTGTACTTTTTCCGCAGCCGCTCTGGCCAAGGATGGAGATGATTTCCCCTTTTTCTATGCGAAAGGAGATTTGTTGGAGCACTGGTTCTAATTTTCCTTGATTAGGAAAGCTTTTGCTCAAATTCTCCACTTGAATGATTGCTGAATTTTTCAATCGCCTAACCTACCTTTCATTGTTTTATAGAAACGGACAGACATTTTAGGCAGTGAATAAACGCGGCATTTATGTTTTTTAAAATAATTAATTCCTATATGTTTAATATGATTAATATTTGCTAGTAATTTTATGATACTTTGTTCAAAAAATCAACCTATAATTTTAAGATAATTCTAAAACGTTTGTTTGGAAATCCAGATAGAACACATTTAGTATTTCAAGGGCATTCTTATTCGTTATTGCTTAACTCTAATCAACTAAAATTTGCTAGAAGGATTTTGGTATATATGGTAATATTTTTACACTGATATGCGATGTTGGTTGTTCGATTTTGATACAAAAATCAAGGAGGCAAACGGTGATGCGGTTAACAGAGGAAGAAGTGCAATCTCTTTTACAAGAGATGGAAGGTTGGAAGTTGGTGGAGGAGCGATGGATTGCGAAAAAGTATCGCTTTCAAGACTATTTGCAAGGAATCGAATTTGTGCGGCAAATTGCGGCCATTTCGGAAGAAGCAAACCATCATCCGTTCATTTCCATTGATTATAAGTTAATCACGGTAAAGATTTCGTCTTGGCGAGCGAAAGGACTCACGAAGCTCGATTTCGAACTGGCGAAAAAATATGATGAGGTTTACGACAAAATGAAATGATCAACGCAGAGTAAGAGGGGAAAGCAATGCTTTTGAAATGGATTCGATGTGAAGTGGAGGAAGAGAAGAAAGCTTTGTTTTCCGCCGCGCAAGAAAAATGGCGCGATTTGAAAGGATGCCCTGGTTTTCTCGGGCAAATTGGCGGCTGGAATATTGCAAAGCCGCAAGAAGCGTGTATATTGGCGTTTTGGGAAAATCTTGATTTTTATCAATCCTTTATTGAGTGATAAACATGACGAAATTTTTGAACAAAGCAGGCAAAAAGGAACGTATTACAAAACTAGTTCAATAGAAGAATTTGTTGAAAAACTTATTTCCTATGAAAAGCTAATGCCAATCGAGATACTCCATTCATCGCAGGATTTTGTATTGACTGGAATCCTAGCTTTTCTTTTCGTGTTCGTCCTGCTGGCTTGGAGGAAACAAAACACAAATAATCGGCAAGAAAATACAGAAAATTCATTGACTTTTATGGGCAAAGAAAATATCCTAATTATAAAGTTTGAAAAGCAGAGGAGAGATGAGTGATGAGTTTAGTTCAGCAAAGAAGAGGTTATTTCGGAGAATTTGGCGGAAGCTTCGTGCCGCCAGCATTGCAGGAAGCGCTTGATTATTTGGAGGAGCAATTTCTCAAGTACAAAGACGATCCAGCGTTTAACGATGAATTTAAGTTTTATTTAAAGGAGTATGTCGGCCGTGAAAATCCGCTTACATTTGCGGTTCGGCTCACTGAACGTTTAGGCGGGGCGAAAATCTATCTAAAGCGCGAAGATTTGAACCATACAGGTTCGCATAAAATTAATAACGTCATCGGACAGATTTTGCTTGCAAAACGAATGGGGGCGAAACGCATAATTGCCGAAACCGGGGCGGGACAACATGGTGTCGCCACCGCGACGGCTTGCGCGATGTTTGGCATTGATTGCACCATTTATATGGGCGAGGAAGATACAAGACGCCAGGCATTAAACGTGTTTCGCATGGAGCTTTTAGGCGCAAAAGTCGTTTCGGTATCAAAAGGACAGAGAAGATTAAAGGATGCCGTCGATGAAGCGTTGAATGACTTTGTTCAAAACTATAAGGATACGTTCTATTTGCTTGGTTCAGCGGTTGGACCTCATCCGTATCCAAGTATCGTTAAACATTTTCAGTCTGTTATAAGCGAAGAAAGCAAACGGCAAATTTTGGAAAAAGAAGGACGTTTGCCTGATGTCGTCATCGCTTGCGTTGGCGGTGGAAGCAACGCGATTGGCGCGTTTGCTCATTATATCGATGAACCAAGCGTGCGCCTGATTGGCGTCGAGCCGGAAAAAGCGGCGACACTTACCAAAGGTGTCCCGGCCGTGCTTCATGGGTTTAAATGCTTAGTATTGTTGGATGAAGAAGGAAATCCTCAGCCGACTTATTCGATTGCCGCCGGTCTTGACTATCCGGGAATTGGTCCTGAGCATAGCCATCTGAAAGTATCCGGACGTGCCGAATATTATACGGTGACAAATGAGGAAGTTCTTGAAGCATTCCAGCTTTTGTCGAAAACGGAAGGGATTATTCCAGCGCTTGAGAGCGCCCACGCGGTTGCTTATGCAATAAAATTGGCACCAACATTGGATAAAGATCAAATTATAATCGTTAATCTTTCAGGGCGTGGCGATAAAGACGTTGAGCAAGTGTTTCATATGTTAAAGTAAGAAATACAAACGCCGCCAAAAGCGCGGCGTTTCAACGATTTTGTCAAACGACAGAATCGTTTTTTTTATGATATATGCTGAGAAAATAATTAAGAAGAAGCCGCTTCCGTACTACTGCCAATCTAACCTAGAGATTCAACAAAATCGTTAAACTTATGAATCTGTGATTTCTGTTAACGTGTCTGGCCATCGTTTTTTAGAGACGAGCGTTTGAAGAAAACGAGGTGAGAAGAATGAAATTTTTTCTGCTTTTTGTTCTAGGAGTATTCGCTGCTCTTTTTTTCTTCGGCTTTCTGTCAAATACAACGAAAACACATAGAGAAAATAAAAGAAGAGGCAGCGAAGTGCTTCCGCCGTTTTATCATGATACTTCATCCAGCAATGATCACAACGATTACTGCGATTTCAGCGGCGATGGCGGTGGAGATAGTGGAGGGGGAGGAGGCGATTGAACGTTCATCAAATGGTATTGGTGGACCCTTGCAACACTTCGCAAGCACCATGCAACCCTTTTTTGAAATCAATTGACTTGTGAGTCAATATTTTTTTATAATTGGATTGACTGGTAAGTCAATTAACACAAAGCCGCCCGAAGGAGTGGGAAGTATGAAAATTGTAGACGTCAAGAATTTGACCAAGACGTATAAAAAAAACAGGGGAATAAAAAACCTTACATTTTCCATTGAAGAAGGGGAAATTTTTGGTTTTATCGGCCCGAACGGAGCAGGCAAGAGCACAACCATTCGAACACTTTTAAATTTCATATATCCGACTAGCGGAAGTGCGACTATTTTCGGAAAGGATATCATCAAACACTCAAAAGAAATAAGACAAAACGTCGGTTATCTGCCGTCTGAAGTCCATTATTATGATGATATGAAGGTGATCGATTTATTAAAATACTCCGCTGGCTTTTACAAAAAATTTGATTCAAAGAGAATGAAAGAACTGGCAGAAAGACTTGACTTGGATCTTAATAGAAAAATTGAGGATCTTTCATTTGGAAACCGAAAAAAGGTTGGGATTGTCCAGGCGCTTTTGCATGAGCCAAAACTTCTAATTTTAGATGAACCGACAGGTGGACTCGACCCGCTAATGCAGAACACCTTTTTTGAGCTTCTTGCGGAGGAAAGAGAGAAGGGGGCAACGATCATTTTCTCCTCCCATATTCTTTCTGAAGTGCAAAAAATGTGTGATCGGGTCGCTATTATTAAGGAAGGGGAGCTTATTAAAGTAGAAACGATTGAAAATCTCACAAAGAACAATTTGAAAAATATCACGATTACTTTTGACCAATCGGGACCAATCGACTTCAATCTGGAAGGAGTAGTTAAGAAAGAGGTAAACGGCAATGAAATGACACTGCTTTACAGCGGGGATATGAAGGCGCTTCTGCATAAATTAAATACTCTGCCGGTTAAGGATCTATTAATCGGAGAACCGACTCTTGAAGAAGTATTTATGCATTACTATGAAAAGTGAGGGAAGGATCGAAAATGATTTTTAAGAGAGAGTTTAAGCGAAATTTAAAATCATTGATCATTTGGAGCATCGTGCTCAGCGGGCTTATTTTATTGACGTTAAGTATTTATCCTCAGTTTGCCGAGCAGCAAAAAGAAATGACCAAACTCCTTGAGGCCTATCCGGAATCGATTAAAAAAGCGTTCGGAATGAATGAGTTAAACATGGGAGATTTGATGGGTTTTTACGGGGTAGAAATTTATATGATGACCACCCTGTTAGGAAGCATATACTCGGCAATCTTTGCATCCAATATTCTGGCCAAAGAAGAAAATGAAAAAACGATTGAATTTTTGTTGTCAAAGCCTGTCACAAGAAGCCGAATCGTAACAGAAAAACTTCTGGCCGTTTTGGTAAATATTTTGATTTTTAACGTAGTTTCAGCCGTAGCAAGCATCATTGGATTTCAATTTGCAAAAGACCCGGATGTTCCGACAGACACATTTAGTTTATTAATCGCCGCAACGATATTGCTTCATTTGACGTTCGGTGCAATTGCGTTTATGTTGTCGTCGATGATGAAAAAAACAAGAAACATCCTTTCGATCTCACTGGGGATTGTCCTAGCTGCCTACTTTATGAATGTGATGGCAGGGATATCGGAAGACTTAGAGTTCCTAAAATATATAAGCCCGTTTAAATATGTGGACGCCGCCTCCATTATTAATGATAACGAGATTGAGCCTTTGTATATCTTTATTATGGCTGCGGTTATTTTGATTAGTATCTTCGCTTCATATATGGTATATAAAAAGAAAGATATTGCAGTCTAATGAAATTAGAGGTGTTAAAATTGTATTCAGCATTTGAAAAGCAGCCTAAAGAGAAAAAAGACTTGATCATCAAAGTGGCCATCGAGGAATTTGTGAAGAATGGTTATGAAAAGACCTCTACAGATGTTATTACGAGACGGGCGGGAATTTCCAAGGGAATCCTTTTTCATTATTTTAAGAGCAAGAAAAACTTATACCTTTATTTAGTGAATTATGTGAAGGACTTTCTGACGGAACTAGCAATGGAAGAAATGAAAAAAATCCAATCTGATGATTTCTTTGAAAGGATCAAAGAAATCGTCCTGTTGAAACAAAAACTAACGGTTCAGTATCTCCAAGAAACTCAGTTTATTACGGATGCCTTTACTAATCCTCCAGTGGCAGTAAAGAAGGAAATGGAAGAAATTATTAAGAAACATTACGAAGCTTATCAGGAAGATTTTTTGCTGAAGCATGTCTATATTAAAGATCTGATCCAAACGGAAAAACTTAGAGAGGATATTTCCGTGGATACCGCGATCCGCATGACCATGTTGATTGCCGAACAGCTGTCTAATAAGTATATGGCTATATACAAAAATAAGCAAATGGATGTCATGAGTGGTGTGGAGTCTTTGATAAGGGAACTGAATGAATATCTTAAGATTATTAAATATGGAATCTATAAACCAGAATAGAGTTTTTGATTTCTTTTCCCGTGGCGTTTTGCTACGGGATTTTTGCATATTATTAATGTTACGCATATAATTTTAAGATTTATTTAAAATTATTTAAAAATAAGACATTATCAAAGTGTATTGCACAATAGATGAATATGTTGTAATCTTTTATTTGTTTTATATAACGAAATACAACTGCTCATCTTCTTATCTAGAGAGGCGGAGGGACTGGCCCGAAGAAGTCTCGGCAGCGGACTCGTTTTCGAGTGCTGTGCCAAATCCAGCAAGCATTGTGCTTGAAAGATAAGAAGGGTTTCTTATATAGATACGTATAAGGCCTCTTCTTATGTTCAGATAAGAAGAGGCCTTTTCTCTAAGTGGAAAGCTCCTTCAAAAAAACATAAAATGAGGTGGAAAGAGTGGAGTTAAGAAAAGGCAATCTGTTTGCGTTATTTCCGTTTGTGATCTTTTTAGTGTTGTTCATTGGCGCAGGCGTGGTTACAGGCGATTTTTATAAATTTCCAGTCATTGTAGCAATTTTGATTGCGGCAAGTATTTCGTTGATGATGAATCGGAAAGAGTCTTTAACGAAGAAAGTGGAAGTGTTCACAAAAGGGGCTGGAAATGCCGATGTCATGTTAATGGTCATCATTTTCTTATTAGCAGGAGCATTTTCGGAAGTAACTAAAAAAATGGGGGCTGTTGAATCAACGGTTAATTTGGCTCTTTCCGTTGTTCCGCAAAATTTATTAATAGCCGGTTTATTTGTCATTGGATGTTTTATCTCTATTTCGATGGGAACGTCCATGGGAACGATTGTAGCGTTAGCGCCGATTGGAGTCGGAATTAGTGAACAAACCGATATTTCTTTGGCATTATCTATGGCAGCTGTCATTGGCGGTGCTATGTTTGGAGATAATCTATCTTTTATCTCTGATACAACGATTGCGGCAGTTCGTACACAAAATACAAGAATGAAAGAAAAGTTTAAGGTGAACTTTTTCATTGTTTTACCAGCGGCAATCATCACCATCGTTCTTTTCTGGGCCATTACTGCTGGAGAGCAAGCGGAAATTACGAATCAATCTTTTCATTGGATGAAAATTTTACCTTACCTTGGTGTATTAATAACAGCATTAATGGGCGTTAATGTACTAGTCGTGTTAGCAGGCGGTATTTTATTAGCAGGAATCATCGGCCTTCTTGATGGAAGCTACAGTGCAATGGGCCTCATTCAAGCCATCGGTGACGGGGTCGCCGGAATGCAGGAATTGTCATTGCTTGCGATCTTAATTTCCGGTATGGTGGAAGTCATTAAACATAACGGTGGAATCGATTATTTACTTCAATTAGTAACAAGAAATGTAAAGTCAAAAAAAGGGGCACAATTCGGTATCGCGGGATTAGTGAGTTTAACCAATCTTTCAACAGCAAACAATACGATCTCCATTTTAATTGCTGGTCCACTTGCAAAAAACATTGCTGATCAATATGACATTGATCCGCGTAAATCTGCCAGCATATTGGATATTTTCTCATGCTGTTTCCAGGGGCTCATCCCATATGGTGCGCAAATGCTTGTGGCAGCAGGTGTTGCTTCCATTTCACCATTAAGTATTTTGCAGTATTCGTTCTACCCATTCTTAATTGGAGTTTGTGGCATGATCGCGATTGTGTTTGACTTTCCAAAATTAAAAACACAAAAAGAAGTAAAGGCAGACTTACAAGCGAATAAAGCGGTATAATGAAAAGGTCTCTGATGTGGAGACCTTTCTTTATAGGGGGGTGACTTAGAATATGATTAACACAAACGGTCGTTTAGAAAGGTGATGAAAAATTGTTCATCCAAAAAGACAACCAAGCAATATCAATGAATGATCTTGTGTGTTAGTATCTAGATGTAAAGTGGGAGAAGAGCTCCTATAAACTATTGCAATCTGGTTTTATTCATTATGAACGCTTTCAGAAACCAAAACCAGTGTGCACAGATTTTTAAGCTGAGAAAGGATGTTCGTCATTCACAATTTTCGCGAGTATTTTATAAAACGTAATTATTCCTATTATCGGGAAGTGAGGGAAAATGAAACCTTTCTTATCGTTGGAGCAGGTCCTGCTGGGATTGGAATGGGGATATTATTAAAGCAGTTAGGGATTAAGAATTTCAGGATTTTATTCACTCTTTTTATCGTTGGTGCACTTCATACGAGGACCGGCAGGCATTAGTGCATACAGCCTTGATTCGTCCGCATCGGACATTTATTCAGATGCCGACATGGTCAGGAGTTTCGTACCGCGTTCGTTCAACGGTATTTCAATTTTTAACACAGGCCATGCCGATCTTTTTGGTGATTTGTTTAATCGCTGGATTGATGGATGTGTTAGAATGAATGGAAAAAGCGGTGTTGTTGTTTACGCCGCTTGTTCGGTGGTTGAATTTGCCGACGGAAGCAGCTGTCGGTCTTGTTTTTTCCATGATTCGCAAAGATGGCATCATATTGTCTAATGAAGGGCATCAAGTATTGTTTTGTTGACGTCAATGTCGACATTTCAACTCTTTCTTGTCGTTTATCTCGCTTTCACTTTCAGTACATGCGCGGTTACCTTTTGGACGATTGCGAAGGAATTAGGGGAGAAGGAGGCGCTGTCATTATCAGGAAAGCAAATGATCACCTCGTTTACATCCGTGCTTCTGCTTTCGATATTGTTCGGTGGACGATGAACTTCGACTTTTGAACAAAAAATGAAACAACAAGAGAAATTTCGAGCGTGTATTCCGTTATTTCAAGCACCGCCAAGATATCATTACAGTTGGCAGAACATAAAGCTTTAACGATGAATGAAATGGCCAAGCGTTTCCGTTTATTCCAGACCTCATTCTAATTATTGGAAGATTTTGCTTGAGGAGTTAGCTAGTAAAGGTCAAGCGCTGCTATTTGTTTTCGTTTGATTATGCAGTCCGGCTGCTTAAGCAGCCCCATTCTCTTCGTAGAACGAGAATACCTTTTATGACTTCAAGCCGATCGATGATTCGATCGGCTTATCATATATCGAAGACTCAACGCATG
It encodes:
- a CDS encoding ABC transporter substrate-binding protein, giving the protein MKKKLRKLMISLFIMTVAFSLTACNSNSAHSNTNGKRTIKIGYLPITHALPLYIEKELEKGQSRNFNLELIKFGSWPELMDALNTGRIDGASVLVELAMKAKEQGVDLKAVALGHRDGNVVVTSHNIHSVKDLKGKNFAIPHKFSTHNLLLYQMLKQEGFQYKDVNIVELPPAEMPAALSEGRISGYAVAEPFGALSVAMNKGKVLFQSEDLWKHSVCCALVLRNDFIRNERKVAQEFVSEYVKAGKKAELKDEYTYEASSKYMKVNKDVLNLSLKWISFKDLRIDKNAYEELSQYMVETGLSKNPPSYEEFVDNSLIDKVK
- a CDS encoding ABC transporter ATP-binding protein, with the protein product MKNSAIIQVENLSKSFPNQGKLEPVLQQISFRIEKGEIISILGQSGCGKSTLLNIIGGFEKPDQGHVLLDGNVVERPSRRCVMLFQHYGLLPWRSVLKNVELGLEGMNLTSEQRRSRAFDYLKLVGLHDYAERFPHELSGGMQQRVAIARALAIQPEVILMDEPFAALDTFNRYYLQDELLRLQDKEKTTIILVTHDIDEAVYLSDRVLIMSANPGRIHRELKIDTPRPRDRSHSDFQYYRKIILEEFHFHRPTPPIDYNI
- a CDS encoding 4a-hydroxytetrahydrobiopterin dehydratase; this translates as MRLTEEEVQSLLQEMEGWKLVEERWIAKKYRFQDYLQGIEFVRQIAAISEEANHHPFISIDYKLITVKISSWRAKGLTKLDFELAKKYDEVYDKMK
- a CDS encoding DUF4937 domain-containing protein, with the protein product MLLKWIRCEVEEEKKALFSAAQEKWRDLKGCPGFLGQIGGWNIAKPQEACILAFWENLDFYQSFIE
- the trpB gene encoding tryptophan synthase subunit beta, which gives rise to MSLVQQRRGYFGEFGGSFVPPALQEALDYLEEQFLKYKDDPAFNDEFKFYLKEYVGRENPLTFAVRLTERLGGAKIYLKREDLNHTGSHKINNVIGQILLAKRMGAKRIIAETGAGQHGVATATACAMFGIDCTIYMGEEDTRRQALNVFRMELLGAKVVSVSKGQRRLKDAVDEALNDFVQNYKDTFYLLGSAVGPHPYPSIVKHFQSVISEESKRQILEKEGRLPDVVIACVGGGSNAIGAFAHYIDEPSVRLIGVEPEKAATLTKGVPAVLHGFKCLVLLDEEGNPQPTYSIAAGLDYPGIGPEHSHLKVSGRAEYYTVTNEEVLEAFQLLSKTEGIIPALESAHAVAYAIKLAPTLDKDQIIIVNLSGRGDKDVEQVFHMLK
- a CDS encoding ABC transporter ATP-binding protein, translating into MKIVDVKNLTKTYKKNRGIKNLTFSIEEGEIFGFIGPNGAGKSTTIRTLLNFIYPTSGSATIFGKDIIKHSKEIRQNVGYLPSEVHYYDDMKVIDLLKYSAGFYKKFDSKRMKELAERLDLDLNRKIEDLSFGNRKKVGIVQALLHEPKLLILDEPTGGLDPLMQNTFFELLAEEREKGATIIFSSHILSEVQKMCDRVAIIKEGELIKVETIENLTKNNLKNITITFDQSGPIDFNLEGVVKKEVNGNEMTLLYSGDMKALLHKLNTLPVKDLLIGEPTLEEVFMHYYEK
- a CDS encoding ABC transporter permease subunit; protein product: MIFKREFKRNLKSLIIWSIVLSGLILLTLSIYPQFAEQQKEMTKLLEAYPESIKKAFGMNELNMGDLMGFYGVEIYMMTTLLGSIYSAIFASNILAKEENEKTIEFLLSKPVTRSRIVTEKLLAVLVNILIFNVVSAVASIIGFQFAKDPDVPTDTFSLLIAATILLHLTFGAIAFMLSSMMKKTRNILSISLGIVLAAYFMNVMAGISEDLEFLKYISPFKYVDAASIINDNEIEPLYIFIMAAVILISIFASYMVYKKKDIAV
- a CDS encoding TetR/AcrR family transcriptional regulator; this translates as MKLEVLKLYSAFEKQPKEKKDLIIKVAIEEFVKNGYEKTSTDVITRRAGISKGILFHYFKSKKNLYLYLVNYVKDFLTELAMEEMKKIQSDDFFERIKEIVLLKQKLTVQYLQETQFITDAFTNPPVAVKKEMEEIIKKHYEAYQEDFLLKHVYIKDLIQTEKLREDISVDTAIRMTMLIAEQLSNKYMAIYKNKQMDVMSGVESLIRELNEYLKIIKYGIYKPE
- a CDS encoding Na+/H+ antiporter NhaC family protein produces the protein MELRKGNLFALFPFVIFLVLFIGAGVVTGDFYKFPVIVAILIAASISLMMNRKESLTKKVEVFTKGAGNADVMLMVIIFLLAGAFSEVTKKMGAVESTVNLALSVVPQNLLIAGLFVIGCFISISMGTSMGTIVALAPIGVGISEQTDISLALSMAAVIGGAMFGDNLSFISDTTIAAVRTQNTRMKEKFKVNFFIVLPAAIITIVLFWAITAGEQAEITNQSFHWMKILPYLGVLITALMGVNVLVVLAGGILLAGIIGLLDGSYSAMGLIQAIGDGVAGMQELSLLAILISGMVEVIKHNGGIDYLLQLVTRNVKSKKGAQFGIAGLVSLTNLSTANNTISILIAGPLAKNIADQYDIDPRKSASILDIFSCCFQGLIPYGAQMLVAAGVASISPLSILQYSFYPFLIGVCGMIAIVFDFPKLKTQKEVKADLQANKAV